GCTCCCGTTCTTTGCGCTCGGTGATATCTTGGGCCATCGTCATGCCCGCGAACACGTCGCCGCGCTCGTCGGTGATGGGGACTGCGTGGACCACCCACTCACGGTCCACGTACTCGAGTTCGACCGTCCGCTGTTCGCCGTCGAGCGCAGCCTCGAAGGCAGGCCTGAGTTCCTCGGCAGTCTCGTCGCCCCAGACCTCGTCGAACTGCTTCCCTTCAAGGTCGGACGGCTCGACTGGGATATTCTCGAATCCTCGTCCCGATGCGAGTGTATATCGGAGGTCGTGGTCGAACAGCGTCACGATGCCGTTCGGGAAGTACTCTGCCAACGTCCGGTAACGACGCTCGCTTTCAGCAACCTGCTGCTGATTTTGCTTTTGTTCTGTTATGTCCTGCGAAACCCCTAACGCCGCGAATATTTCTCCGTCATCGTCGTACACCGGGAGAATCTGAATCTGGTATATGCGGCCGTCGGATTCAGTCTCGAAGGAACTCGATTCACCTTCGAGTGCCGCCTCGTAGCGCGGAACTAATTCGTCGGCCAGCGTTTCCGGAAGCGCCTCGCGGACCGGTTTCCCTTCGAGGGTTTCTCTCGTCGTACCACTGGTGATTGGTTGACCGCCGACGGTCTGATACTGAAGTTCCTCGTTGACGAGAGTAACAGCACCGTTGGGGAAGTTTTCGACCAGCGTCCGATAGCGGTGTTCGCTCTCTTCGAGTGCTCGTTCGCGCCGCTTTCGTTCCGATATGTCTTGGAAATACACCGATAGCCCCGTATCAGAAGGATACGCGTGGACCTCGTACCACGTGTCGAGTGGGTCGGGGGAGTAGAACTCGAACGAGGTCGGCTCTTGGGTTTCCATCGCCTCACGGTACTCTTTGTCGAGTGGCGAATCTTCGGCCCACTCGAACACCTCCCAGAGGTTCTTGCCGACGAGTCCCTCGTCCTGATAGTGGATGAGTTCCTCGGCATAGTCGCTTACGTACGTGAACTGCCAATCGGTGTCGAGTGCATAGAAGGCGTCCGAGATTCGGCCGAAGACTTCCTCCAGTTCAGTTTCGAGGTTTTCCCTATTCTTGGAGGGAGATTTTAGACAGTCTGTTGGCCGCCACCAGATGCGGCTCTGTGTGCCAATCTCTTTGCTTTCGATGTCACCTTGCTCGGTCAATTCCTCAAGTTTGTTTACCGCGATACGTCGAGCACACCCTAACTCCTCCGCGATTTCGCTGGCCGTAAAGGGTTCACCGGCCGCCCCTACGCGATTAGCGGCAGCGAGTACGTCCTCGGAGGAGGTTTGACCCGAGCTCATTGGCCTATGTCCGTATTTGACGGCAAAAAGAATGTCCCTTAGAGAGTTGCTCCACTCGACGGATACAGTCTCGTTTTCACCCTACTGTACACGGAGTATGCTGTAGTCACCCTCTATATTCGGCATAGTAGTTACCACCTACTGGCAGTTTCCACAGGGCCACGCCTGACAACAATAGACTTGTTGAGAGGAAGTCATTAGGAAGTTGGTGATTAACCAACAAACGCTGTGGTACTCGTTCATATGTTGGTTAATACCGGTGTTCTGTCTGCCCTGCTTCAGGGTTCGGGCCAGATTGGGTGTACTGCCTACTTGCCATTTCCGTCATAGTACGGCAGTTACGCTCAATTGGTAGTGCGTATCTCCTACAGGACGTTTTATTCCCCCATGTTAGCACCAGGTGTTATCACGATACTCTTTGCCACGCAAGTATGAGTCGAGATTTATGTACAATTACTTCGTACTCTCTCGGTATGAGTCATGAGAGAGAAAACCGAGACATCTGTCGATATTCAATCGAGGGGAACGAGCCACTCAGTCTCGCAGTTATCAACTGTGTCTCGAAGATGGACGACGACAAACCCGAGGCTCGACCACCGCTACACGAGGCGATAGACCCAGAGGCCCTCGACAATCTATTTCGAAACCGGAGAAACGGAGAGGTGACGTTCACGTATCTGGATTACGAGATAACAGTCGATGGCGACGCTGTAACCATTACTCGGCGGCTTGAAGAACGGCCAGTGGGTGCTGACTAAAAACTACTTCGTCGACTCTGTTGAAGCCCTTAGCTCTATACAGCAATCGAACGATAAGTATACGCTCTGGATTTTGCACGAGACTCGCCGACCTTTTCTCCGAACAGCATCAGGAGAGTTCAGCTGGTCGGTTTGAACACGCGCCACATACTCCTCGGACGCAGTAATGCGGTCGGTGGTCGTTCCATCGTTAGCACCTGAAAGAACGCACTGGACAGCGTGCTGTCCGTATGAGCTTTCTGTGCCAACCGAGAGAGATACCAGCTAATGAGGTCGGTGCCACGAGGTTTGGGGCCGGTGGTTTGCGGAAACGCGAAGTCGCTTCCTGCCGCCAACATCCACGCCATGTCGATTACCTCTTCGGCCTGATCGAAAAACCGAAGCGCGAGATTCTCGCAATCGCCCGCAGCTAGAGTGTGGTGAAGCACAAGTGCTTCCAGAGCCGCCACAGACATACCCTGGCCGTAGATGGGGTTGAAGCTCGCGATCGCGTCGCCGATGACGACCAGTCCATCGGGGAACCGGTCGAGGTCCCCGTAGCGGTACCGTCTATTCGTCGGGAACGGATACTGTTCGATGTTCCCGGTAATCTGTCGATGACCGTCGAGGAGGTGCTTGACCTCGGGTGTCAGGAGGCTCGCTGCGAATTTCGCGAATCCCGCGGAGTCCGCTGGTGGGTGGTCGCCGTGGACACCGTGCACGCTCACTACCCAACGGTTTCCTTCGACCGGCGCAGCCATGCCACCGCGGGTGTGCGGTGCGGACGGCGGAACGAGAAAGGTGCGGAGGTCGCCAGCAGGTCGCTCGATGAAGGTGGTGCTGTAGGCCACGTCGATGCGCACCTCGTCGAGTTCCGGTGGTGTGTAGCCGTGGTTTTCGAGCCACGTCGGGGTCCGACTCGTCCGCCCGGTGGCATCCACGACCAGGTCGGCGGTGACATTCGTCCGGTCCGAACCATCACGGACGACCACTCCTTCCACGACCGTTGCCGTGTCGTCGAGGAAGTAATCGGTGACCTGGCAGCCCGAGCGAATGTGAACGCCATCGAGTTCGGAAACGTGTTGTCGGACGACTTGCTCGATCAACGGCCGGGTTGCGGAGTAGGTCTTCATCGGAGTTGAACCACGAGCGAGGAAGTCCCCTTCACTGTAGAAGCGCACATCGCTGGCGAAATCGACGACGACTCCTCCGGCCGAGACGAGATCCTCGCCGTAGCCCGGGAACAGATCCTCCAACGTTGCCCGCCCGGCTTCGAGTAGTGCGTGGGGATGGGCGCCCTGGGGCACTCCTCGGCGAACAACTGGCTCGCTGGCCAGTCGATCACGTTCGATGACCGTCACTTCGAGAAATCTATCAGCTAAGATGCGGGCCGCGAGCAGTCCGGCCATACTCGCCCCAATCACCACTGCATTTCCACTCTTCTCTCCCAGTTGGTTGCTGTTGTACCGCGAAACCGTTGCTAAGGTCATTATGGCGGTTTCCCTCCATTAAATATCATCAGGTAATATCACGGCTTCGCTTCGAAGACCAAACTGGTCGGTGTCTCGGCCGCCCGGCGGAAGCGCGTAAACCCACCTTCGGTGACTACTTCACGCGTTTGGTCCTCTCCCGCTTGAGCGCCGAGCCCGTAGCCAACCTCCTGATTCAGCGAGTTCGGCGTACAGGCCACCGTGGAGATCGAGTACGCGAGGCGACCAAATGGGGTGAGATTGTCTTCGACCCGGTCCTCGGCGTAGGGTTCGACGATCATCCACGCACCGTCATCGGCGAGGGTCTCTCGGACGTGGGCCGCCACACCGACGGGATCACCCATATCGTGGAAGCAGTTGAACATCGTGACGAGGTCGTAGTCGGCTCCGTCGTACTCCCTCGCAGTCGCCACCTCGAAGTCGACGCGGTCGGCGACGCCCGCAGTTTCCGCCCGTTCGCGCGCCACCGTAATCGATTCCTCGTGGTAGTCGATGCCGACCACCGTCGAGTCGGGGTACGCCTCAGCCATGCGGATCGTCGGTGCCCCGTGGCCACAGCCCACGTCGGCGATCCGGCCGCCTACTTTCAGTTTCTCGTCGACCCCGCCGAGCGCCTCGATCCAGTCGAGCAGGTAGGCCCCGTAGGATGGCCCGAAGAAGCGTTCAGTGCCGTGAAACACGTCCTCGTCGTGTTCGTGCCAGCCGACACCCTCGCCCGTCCGAAACGCCTCCAAGAGTTCGGGTTCGATCTTGGCTACCGACGACACTAGCTGGAACGCGCCCGGCATGAACACCGGGCTCTCCTTGTCGGCCAGGACGTACGCCTGCTCGGGGGAGAGGCCGTAGCGGTCAGTTTCGGGGTCGTAGGTCACGTACCTGCCAGCGGCCTGCGCGCGTAGCCATTCGCGGACGTAACGTTCTGCGGTATCCGTTTCTTGGGCTAACTCGGCGGACGTGAGTGGCCCAGCGTTGTCCAGTGCCGCATAGAGACCGAGTTCATCGCCGATGATGGCCAGAGAGGCATGGACCGTCGCGCCGAGGTCGACAAGCGAGGTCTCTACGAGTTCGGTTAGTTTCTGTTCGTTGATTGTGTCCGATTCCGCTCGGGGTTCAGTTGTCATGGTTTCGTTACTACACGATTTTCAGATGCTCACTACGGAGTTTCTCGTCCGAGTAGTCCTTCCTGTGAATGTCGCGCATGCGGTTTTTAGCTGATTCGACCGCATCGTCTTCGTTTTCCGATTGGATGATGGACCGGCAGTCGGCTGCTGGCGCTTCATAATACGGCCTGTGCGCTTGTGCCACCTCTGTCCACCTCCAGATGTCTCGTCGACTGCCACCACGATAAACATAGCTATTAATAATTAAGTAGTGGGATTTCTATCTGACCGTACTCCAGTTCCTTGGTCCAATTTCTGGACGTCGTCCGGCCGCAAGGCCCAACTGGCGAAGTCGGGAGACGAGTACACGGGAGAGTAGACTGTCTTCTACTGCGACCTGCTGTACGTCGGCAAGGAGAGGTACTACCCCGTCTCGGACATCAACCGCGCCGAGTTCGTGTCGGGGTTCGGCGAGTTGGAGAGCGACTGGTTGGTGTCGTACGCGGAGCTACCCGGCAGGCTACGGGAGGAGTACCGGGTCGTCGGGCACGGTGAGAAGGACTTCATGGGTAACGGAAGTCGCGCTCGCGGTGGTTGACCTCAGCGCCGAAATCTTCGAGGGAAGTTTTGACGCTCTTTTCGACTACATCGAGTCGGCCATCGTCCCCAAACGCAGTCTGGTGTTGGATGTCGATTTCTGGTCGATTGCTCATGTTCTTCGAGCCTCCGCCCGTTAGAGGCTCGAAAAACTACGTTCTCCGAGAGACGGAGCGTTACGCTCGTTCTAACCGAATTTCTTCTGCACGCCGCTTGAGCCGTCGAAGAATTTGAATGCGATTCTGGTGGGTATTCTCGTAGGCAACACACTCTTGGAGAGTATACATATCCGGAATCGTCGCGATCCCTGCCTTGATTAGGTGCGTGTTCGGTGCTTCCAGACGCTTCTCTGGCGAGAACTCGTCATTCTCGCCGTCGTTAGCTGTCTCCACCTTGAAGAGCCTCCACCCCTTGAGGGCCGACACAAACAACTCTCCGTACAACATTGTCCACTTCAATAGGGATAACACCGATACAACGGCTACCGTAACGGTCATCCTCCGCGAGTGGTTACAGATACCCATGAAGCGAAAGACGATCTCCGTCACCGGGATGTCGTGCAACGGGTGCGAACAGAACGTGGAGACCGCCTTACAGAATCTCGACGGTGTTAGTCGGGTTGAGGCCGACCACGAAGCTGACACGGTCGATGTGGTCCTCAAGGATAGGGTCTCCAACGACGACGTGAACGCAACAATCGAACAAGCTGGCTACGACGTCGTGGCCTAATCAGCCATCGCTCGGCCGTCTCTCACGTCATCGTCCGTGCGTTTGTCGAGGGCGAACTCGGTGTTGACGCCCTCTCCCGAGAGGAACTGACCAGCGAAACTGTTGGCGAGGACGGCTGAGACCGAAAGCACCATCGCGAGCATCGCGAACACCGGGTGGACGAGCCCGGTCGTCGCGGCGGCCACGCCGATCCCGTTGAACGCGAAGGCTGTCGTGAGATTCTGACGAGTCTTGCGATAGCTCTCCGTGCCGATCTCGTACGCGTCCATCACGCCGCCGAGCCGATCGCCCATCAGGACGATATCAGCCGATTCGATGGCAATGTCGGTCCCGGCGCCGATGGCGATTCCGATATCTGCCTGCGTGAGTGCGGGGGCGTCGTTGATGCCGTCGCCGACCATTGCGACGCGGTGGCCGGCTTCTTGCAGACAACCGATCTCCTCACGCTTCTCGTCGGGTAAGACATCAGCCATGACGCGGTCGATACCGACTTCTTCGGCGACCGCGTTCGCGGTGCGCTCGTTGTCGCCGGTAATCATCACGGGCGTAATGCCGGCGTCGCGCATCCGCCGGACGGTCTCGTCGGCGTCGGCTTTAATTTCGTCGCCGATGCCGATCAGACCGATGAGGTCACCGTCACGGACGACCCCAGAGACGGTGAGGCCGCGTCCCTGGAGTCGCTCGATGTCGTCGCGGCAGTTCGACAGGTCGACCCCTTCGTCGCTGAGCCAGCCCGGTTTGCCGACCAGCACCGCGTCGCCATTAACGGTCGCCCGAACGCCATTGCCCGTCACGGAATCAAAGGCATCGGGGTCTCCGTACTCGACGCCCTGTTCGTCAGCGGCATCGAGGATCGCATCGGCGAGTGGGTGCTCGGAGAACGCCTCTGCACTCGCCGCCGTCGCCAGTACGTTGCTCTCCTCGGCATCGAATACAATGACCTCACTGACGGCAGGTTCGCCGACGGTGATGGTACCGGTCTTGTCCAGCACGATATGGTTGACGTCGGGGAATATCTGGAAGGCGTCGCCTGACCGCATCAAGATGCCGTGGTTCGCCGCCTTCCCACCGCCCCGAATCAGGGCTAGTGGCGTGGCCATCCCCAGTGCACACGGATACCCCAGGACGAGGACAGCCAGCGCCGCGAAGACCCCGCGCTGGACCTTAGGGCCACCGCCCCACGCGAGCGGTGCGACCACCCAGAAGAGGAACGAGAGCGCGGCAATCGTCAAAACGGCCGGGACGAAATACTTGAGAACCCGGTCGGCGAGCTGGATGATGCCGGGCTTCATCGCCCGCGCCTCCTCGATTTCGCGGGCGATCTGGTTCAGGAACGCGTCCTCCCCGGTTGCAGTTACCTCGATGAGCAGCGTCCCAGTCTCGTTGACGCTGCCGCCAATCACCTCGTCGCCGTCGGCCTTCTCCTCAGGGATGGACTCGCCTGTCGCGACCGACTCGTCGACCGTGGACTTTCCCTCGATGACCGTCCCATCGACGGGAATGTTCTCGCCGGGTTTGACGCGAACGTTGTCGCCGACGTAGAGGTCGTCGACAGGAACCTCCTCGACGTCGCCGTCCTCACCGACGCGACGGGCCGTGTCTGGCTGGAGGTCGAGGAGACGCTGGACCGCCTGTGAGGTCCGTGTGCGGACGATGAGGCTAGTGTACTCAGAGAGGATGTGGTAGGTAGTGATGAATACGGAGACGGCGAAGAAGTGGACAGTCGGGAAGCTCGGGAAGACGAACAGGCCGAGCAATCCACCGAAAAGCCCTGCGAATGCACCCGCCTCTAGGAGGACATGCTGATTGAAAATACCCCTGCGGAGGCTCTGGAAAGCCTTCTGTTTGATGTAGCGCCCGGAACCGAACATCGTCCCGAGCGCCAGCACCAGGGTCACCAGATCCATCGTGAGAGATGCCGACTCGAAGCGCTTCATCACGAGGATCATCCATCCCATCAGCGCAACAACAACGATAGAGGCGCTGCCAGCGAGCAGTAGCCGGCGCTTCCCGTCGGCGAGTTCGGTCTGCTGCTGTTCATATCGCTTCGCTTTGTCCGAGTCGCGGATGGTATAGCCGAGGTCACGGAGCGTGTCCTTCACCTCGATCTCGCTCAGAAGGTCGTCGTCGTACTGGACGAGGACTTCTTCGTGGGCAAGACTCACGTCGACGTCCTTGACGCCGTCGGTCCGGCTGTAGGCCTTCTCGATGCTTTCGGCACAGAACGAGCAGGACATCCCCCCGACGTTGAATTGTTCGTGTGTCGTCCCCATCGTGGATGATGGTTATTGCGCGACACAGATAACCATCACGACGAAAATCATAGCGGTCTCTAATCGATAATACTGCTGTCGGGTGAGTGGCGTTACTCTTACTGTTGTCGTGCGCTTACTTTCTCACAAGAATGGCGCTCCTCGAATCTGATGTACCGATCCGCGAAGTCGTGACGACGGACCCAGAGAAAGCGAAGGCGCTGGAAAACGACGTCCGGGCGAAGATCCTCGACATGCTCACGACCGAAGAAATGACGATCGAGGAGATTCACGACGAACTGCACCGTCGCGGTGAGGAAAAGGCGGAAACGACGGTGCGCCACCACGTGAACGTCTTGAAGGACGCCGAGATGGTTGAGATCGCCCGGCTCGAAGAGGCCGGTGGGGGGACGCGGAAGTACTACAAGTCGAATACGCGTGTCTTTTCGTACGACCTCCCGGAAAGTAGTGCTGACCAACTCGCTTCGGCACAGAACACGACTCGGGAAGAGCTAGCTGCGCTGATCGAGACCCTCGCCGAGCAACACGGAGACGAGATCCAGGCCGTAGCCAAGGAGATGAGGCCGTGTGAATACTGCGAAACCCAGCACTACGAGGAGTTCGTCGTTCGAGAACTGCTTAATCGCGCGCTCATCGACCTGGGCGAAACCGGGGAGCTCGATGATCTCTTATCGACAGTCGAGTGAGCGATTTCATGGCGAACCATCGCCTTCTATGTGACGGGGTGACTCTCTTCGAGACACGTTACAAGGGCTTGTGAACGCCACCGGCGGCGGAGTTGATGCTCTCGGGGAGCGTGGG
Above is a window of Halorussus limi DNA encoding:
- a CDS encoding HalOD1 output domain-containing protein, which codes for MSHERENRDICRYSIEGNEPLSLAVINCVSKMDDDKPEARPPLHEAIDPEALDNLFRNRRNGEVTFTYLDYEITVDGDAVTITRRLEERPVGAD
- a CDS encoding FAD-dependent oxidoreductase, giving the protein MTLATVSRYNSNQLGEKSGNAVVIGASMAGLLAARILADRFLEVTVIERDRLASEPVVRRGVPQGAHPHALLEAGRATLEDLFPGYGEDLVSAGGVVVDFASDVRFYSEGDFLARGSTPMKTYSATRPLIEQVVRQHVSELDGVHIRSGCQVTDYFLDDTATVVEGVVVRDGSDRTNVTADLVVDATGRTSRTPTWLENHGYTPPELDEVRIDVAYSTTFIERPAGDLRTFLVPPSAPHTRGGMAAPVEGNRWVVSVHGVHGDHPPADSAGFAKFAASLLTPEVKHLLDGHRQITGNIEQYPFPTNRRYRYGDLDRFPDGLVVIGDAIASFNPIYGQGMSVAALEALVLHHTLAAGDCENLALRFFDQAEEVIDMAWMLAAGSDFAFPQTTGPKPRGTDLISWYLSRLAQKAHTDSTLSSAFFQVLTMERPPTALLRPRSMWRVFKPTS
- a CDS encoding class I SAM-dependent methyltransferase, coding for MTTEPRAESDTINEQKLTELVETSLVDLGATVHASLAIIGDELGLYAALDNAGPLTSAELAQETDTAERYVREWLRAQAAGRYVTYDPETDRYGLSPEQAYVLADKESPVFMPGAFQLVSSVAKIEPELLEAFRTGEGVGWHEHDEDVFHGTERFFGPSYGAYLLDWIEALGGVDEKLKVGGRIADVGCGHGAPTIRMAEAYPDSTVVGIDYHEESITVARERAETAGVADRVDFEVATAREYDGADYDLVTMFNCFHDMGDPVGVAAHVRETLADDGAWMIVEPYAEDRVEDNLTPFGRLAYSISTVACTPNSLNQEVGYGLGAQAGEDQTREVVTEGGFTRFRRAAETPTSLVFEAKP
- a CDS encoding heavy-metal-associated domain-containing protein, translated to MKSLHPLRADTNNSPYNIVHFNRDNTDTTATVTVILREWLQIPMKRKTISVTGMSCNGCEQNVETALQNLDGVSRVEADHEADTVDVVLKDRVSNDDVNATIEQAGYDVVA
- a CDS encoding heavy metal translocating P-type ATPase, producing the protein MGTTHEQFNVGGMSCSFCAESIEKAYSRTDGVKDVDVSLAHEEVLVQYDDDLLSEIEVKDTLRDLGYTIRDSDKAKRYEQQQTELADGKRRLLLAGSASIVVVALMGWMILVMKRFESASLTMDLVTLVLALGTMFGSGRYIKQKAFQSLRRGIFNQHVLLEAGAFAGLFGGLLGLFVFPSFPTVHFFAVSVFITTYHILSEYTSLIVRTRTSQAVQRLLDLQPDTARRVGEDGDVEEVPVDDLYVGDNVRVKPGENIPVDGTVIEGKSTVDESVATGESIPEEKADGDEVIGGSVNETGTLLIEVTATGEDAFLNQIAREIEEARAMKPGIIQLADRVLKYFVPAVLTIAALSFLFWVVAPLAWGGGPKVQRGVFAALAVLVLGYPCALGMATPLALIRGGGKAANHGILMRSGDAFQIFPDVNHIVLDKTGTITVGEPAVSEVIVFDAEESNVLATAASAEAFSEHPLADAILDAADEQGVEYGDPDAFDSVTGNGVRATVNGDAVLVGKPGWLSDEGVDLSNCRDDIERLQGRGLTVSGVVRDGDLIGLIGIGDEIKADADETVRRMRDAGITPVMITGDNERTANAVAEEVGIDRVMADVLPDEKREEIGCLQEAGHRVAMVGDGINDAPALTQADIGIAIGAGTDIAIESADIVLMGDRLGGVMDAYEIGTESYRKTRQNLTTAFAFNGIGVAAATTGLVHPVFAMLAMVLSVSAVLANSFAGQFLSGEGVNTEFALDKRTDDDVRDGRAMAD
- a CDS encoding ArsR/SmtB family transcription factor, with translation MALLESDVPIREVVTTDPEKAKALENDVRAKILDMLTTEEMTIEEIHDELHRRGEEKAETTVRHHVNVLKDAEMVEIARLEEAGGGTRKYYKSNTRVFSYDLPESSADQLASAQNTTREELAALIETLAEQHGDEIQAVAKEMRPCEYCETQHYEEFVVRELLNRALIDLGETGELDDLLSTVE